The nucleotide window gaggCTGTCTGCATTGAAAGGATGCTGGTTTTACGCTGGCGCTTTTGATTATTTAGAAATCTTGCTTTTGTTCCAGTTGTTGGATTGTGGATCGGTGGAAACTTTCACAATGGAAAATCGCAAGGCTGAGCAGGAGCGGGAGATGCAGTTTGGGAGGCTGCTTTGTTGCAGGGTTCACTTCTTAAATTTTTCAAATCAGACCCAGGGTGGGTTTTTCCTGCTATAATCCTGGATTATATGCACCAGACAAAACCCACGGCGATTTGTAGATTCCAGGAGCGCTGAGATTGttggaaaaagacattttctgtattGCAGAATTGTGTAGCTTTGCTTTGAATACAGATCCTGCGAACGCAGAGCTTGGCTCCGTGTCCTTCCACGTGCTTAAGCCAGCACAGTTCCTCCGTGCTTGTGTTTTGAAAACGCTGTTAGTGACCGGGGTGATCGATACACACAGACGCAGGCGCTCGGCGTTGAAATGGTGGCCGAATCGCGTCGCTCTACAGCGCTCGCTTTTCTTTtgagcctcttttttttttttttttgtcttcagccTGCCCTGGTCCAGATGTGAAGTGAGTGGGAGATGATACCAAAGCCAATTAAAAATACCGATTCTTATTGTGACTGAAGGTCACTTTCTGTGCAACTGAGACAccctctgaggaaaaaaaaaaaaaaaaaagcactacagTAAAGCACGGAGTGACTTCTAAACTCCCCGTGGTCGGGGAACTCtcagaggtggtggtggtgtggtaGATCCCATTGGTGACACCAGTAGCCCAGTAAATACCGTGCTGGGGGAGTTCAGAGTGAACCTccttgcttttcctctctctgccgcGCAGGGCTGAGTGATTGCAGTAGGGCAAAGCCACTTTGCTGGCTTCTCGTTCAGCCAGACCGTGCCAGGACTCTGAAAACTGTTATCAGTGTGCTGCCACATTTAACAGGGTCTTCGGTGAACGGAGGAGCACCCGGCGGGTATTGGAGCAGGAGAGAGTGAACAGCTTTGTGCTGATGTTCTCCACCTCCTCGACTTTTGCGCTGATGTTTCTCCTCCCCTCCGCTATTGCCTTTTATCTGAGCGTTGAAGGTGTCTGGCAGTCAGCCGTTTGCTGGTTTGAACTGGTGCTCAACACTCCTGAAAATCTAAACCTTAGATCTTCAGGTAAGGTCCAAAAAAATAGTTGATGGGTTGCCACTTCCAAGAAAACTTGGCCCTGGTGCGTTATAACACCCGTGTCTGAGCCTGGCGCTCCCCTCACGACCTGAAACTGCTGTTTGTGAGGCCCAAACCTGCCTCCCTTGGCTGTATCATCTGCCCTGATCCATCCGGTTACGCTGCACCCTCGGCACCTTGTCCCTAAAGCATCCGAAACCTGCGGGATAGCGCTTGGGTGTTTGCTCCAAGCTTTGCTGTTGGATGCTTGGCTGGTTTAAACCAAGCTTTCCCAGTCTGGCGGGCTGACCTCTTACCACGTGCTGCTctttccagaaggaaaatgtgtgtgtgtgtgtgtgtcagttcTCCGGAGACCGCGCTCTGTGTCCCGCGTCAGCCTCATCCTCTTCGTGTCTTGTTCAGTGTCTGTTTCTCTCGCCTACAAATAAAGCATTTGTGAAAAGCCTGGGGTAGGaactcctcctttcccttcagcTGCGGTCCTGGGGCTCCtcggagcagcaggaggaagggtGTTGATCCGGCTGTTCCTGGGCCAGCCCCAAGCCTTGGCTTTTTCTGGTGACTCACAGAAGCCTCTTGTCATCCAAAATATtcccccatcccttctccagtgtggggaggaggtggggggggggggggggatgctttaaccacagcttttgctttttcccctcccctccatgACCGATGGCTCCCACGTGTACAGAAACATCTGAAAGTAATAAACCACGGTGCTCTGGCTGTTAAATAACCTGTGCTGCGTTGAACCGTGTGTTTTATAATACTCTGAAAATGGTGGGGTCGTTGTTCCTAGCTGAAGAGCAGGAATTTGGGGAAATTTGCTCTGAAATTTTGCAAACTCTCACATTCAAGCAGGCTTAACAGAGCTGGAAAGGGTTCCTGGAGCCTcttcctgctgctccagctcaTCCCGTGTGCCTACAGAAGGGTTAATCTGAGGCTGGATAAACACTGCCACCGAGtgataaatgcacatttttgaaCCCAAAGTGAGCGCTGGGAGACGTCAGCTTGGCGTTTTTATCCCCCTCCCcaatttttgtccttttccttctAACTAGCAAAGAGGCTGAGAGGTGATGGAGTGGCCTGGACCCACCCCCGGGGAGCTGGGTCTCCCCAGGCCGtgctcccctctccctctccatcCAGGAGGGTTTTAATCTCATCCAAATGTCACGTCCATGGGGCTGGATGGATGTGGAgtcagggagggggggaggatgGTGTCCTCCAGCTTCATCCCCCCTTCAGCCGGGCTCTCCCCCATCCCAAATACCCAGGGAGAGCGATGCGGGGTCCCTGCCCGATCTCCGGGCGCTGCCGGAGAGCCCTGCTGCCTCTTTTTTGCCTTCCAGTCACGCAGGTGCTGCGGTCGGGCCGGAGAAAGGGAGCTTGTGTGCGGGGTCCCGGGGGAGCGGCGCTGGCACAGGCGTGCTCCGAGCACGGGCAGGCTGGGGGCCGGGGTGGCTGGAAGGCAACGgctgccttctccttccccaagGTCCCTCTTACAGCCACTgccctgcaaaaaaaccccaaaacaacccttgtggggTGCAAGGGAGGGGGGCTCCATGCAGTTGTTGGGACAAGAACGGAGTGGGGGGCTGCACAATCAGGCCCAAGATGCAGCCAGGCACTGCAGCAGGTTTATTTGAGGATGGATAATGTACTGTCTTTGCTCTAATCCTCTATGGCCATTGTGTTCACTCTGAAGCCTACTGATTATCATAGAAATACTATGTCACTAACTGCCTGTCCTTTTAGCAGAGAGACTTTTCACCTagggctggagaaaggggcttgAAGGTGAGTTAAGGGTCCAGGCTGGAATCAGGGGTGAGGGGACgcagacacatacacacatccCATCAGGTACCACACTGAGGTATTTCCCTCTAACTCCAATTTAGTGTCTTTTGACTTTATTTTCACCAGATTCAGCCGTGGCTGAGCAAGTGCTACCGCCCCCAATAACACCTCACGCCGTTgccacccccttccctccctcctcttgctgccagccttggggacatccccagcTGTGCCGGGGTGGCTttgccacccatgggtgccacctCCTTGAGCCCACAGCACCTCAATCTTGTGCATTGGTGCTGCATGGCCGCCGAAACTCCTGCCCGTGCTCATGGATCCACTTATTCGCCACTGGAAGGGATAAGGACAAGGACCCCCGTCTGCCTCCGTCCCCCTGCACCCGTCCCCGACCCCACTCCGGTACCAGTGATTTGTTTTCGCCTGTTACCCCGGATTTTTCTGGGTTCCCAGCCCCTCTCGCTCCCCCTGGCCGGAAGAactccccctccaccccagggTGACACCAGGGACCGTCTCTCACCCCACTTGTCCCCAGCCAGGACGGGGCAGCCGGCGTGcagggtgtccccatccccgtccccgtTCCTCCGCAGGTTCCACCAGAAGAGAGCCGCgttctgcagagcagagagggagccCCGGGGTTTGGCACCCCAAAACCAGAGCCACGAGCCCCAGAATTGGGGTTTGGAACCCCAAAACAAAGCTGAGAGCCCTGGGGTTGGGGTTTGGCACCCCAAAACCGGAGCTGTGAGCCCCAGAATTGGGATTTGGAACCCCAAAACAAAGTTGAGAGCCCTGGGGTTGGGGTTTGGCACCCCAAAACCGGAGCTGTGAGCCCCAGAATTGGGATTTGGAACCCCAAAACAAAGTTGAGAGCCCAGGAGTTGGGGCTTGGCGCCCCAGAATTGGGATTTGGAACCCCAAAACAAAGCTGAGAGCCCTGGGGTTGGGGTTTGGCACCCGTAAAACAGAACTAGGAGCCCGAGAATTGTTTTGGCAGCCCCAAAACAGAGCTGGGAGCCCCAGAACTGGGATTTGGAACCCCAAAACAAAGCTGAGAGCCCTGGGGTTGGCGTTTGGCACCCCAAAACAGGCAGGAACCTAAAGGTTGGGGTTTGGCACCCCTTAAACTGAACCAGGAGCCCAAGGATTGGAGTTTGGCACCCCAAAAACAGCTGGAAGCCCCAGAATTGGGGTTTGGAATGCCAAAATAGAGCTAGTAGTTCTGAGGTTGGGGTTTGACATCCCAAACTGGAGCCAGAGGCTGCAGAATTGGGGGTTGGAAGCCCAAAATAGAGCTGGGAGTCCTGGGGTTGGGGTTTAACACCCCAAAACAGGCAGGAGCCCAAGGGCTGGGGCTTGGAACCCTTGAAACAGAGCTGGGAGTGCTGGGGTTGGAGTTTGGTACCCTAAAACAGAGCCAGGCGCCCCAGAATTGGGTTTGGCACCCCAAAACAGAGCCAGGAACCCAAGGACTGGGGTGTGACACCCCTAAAACAGAGTTGGGAGTCCTAGGTTTAAGGTTTTGGCATCATAAAATAGAGCTGGGATCCCCGAGATTGGATTTGGGCACCCCAAAACACAGATGGGAGCCCCAGGGTTATGGTTTGGCACCCCGaaacagagctgggagctgcaggatcAAGGTTTGGCAACCCTCAAAGGGAGCCAGGAGCTCCAGGGTGGGTGTTTGGCACCCCAAAACAGATCAGGGAGCCCCGGGGTTGGGGTTTGGCATCGGGACAGGCTCAGCCACAACTCCCCTGCGAGAGACGAGACACAAGAGAGCAGcgtcccccccttccccgctACCAGGGGGGGCTCATGCGGGTCCCCCTCACCTTAACCACGGGCACGCTGAAGTTGGCGTAGATAAAAGCTGTGGAGCCTCCGGCCTCCACTGCGCTTAGCtgaaaaaggagcaaaaaaggaaaaggaacaaaaatatgaGCCATGGCCCTGCCCTTCCCCCTGTGATGTGGCTGCTCTGcacggggaaactgaggcacaaaacCTCCCTCGGTCCCCAACTGTGTTTCCCTCGCTACAGCATGGCACAAGCTCTTAAATACTCTGAAGATATCATTTAACACCCCACCACAGTCTGATTTAGGGCTGCCCTCACCCGTCTCAAACCCTGTTCACTCTGAACCCTACTGATGACCAAGCAAGCGCAGTCTCTCTAGGTCCGGAAATGAGGGTGGACTCACGTAGATCATGACTGTGGCGATCCTGTTGCCCGACTTCATTCTGTAAAGGGGGCTCTTCCTGGACTGCCCCAAGAGCGAGGGGGTGGGGACAGTCAGTCCCGTGGGGACGACAGTCCCACGCTGGCACGGTTCAGCCTGGAGGCACCTCCCACCCTAACAGAGCTGGTGGCTCTGAGCTGCCCATAGGGAAcgctctccctctcccttcttgtccctccctccttccttccctctttcctccctcccttcccaggaACATCCCAGGGATcaccatggggacacccccaggGACCATCCAGGGCCCTCCCTGCTCCAGGAACATCCCAGGAGCATCATGGGGACCATCCCAGGGTCCACCTCCAGGGACATCTAAGGGACCAGCCCAGAGACCACCCCAAAGACCATCCCAGGGACCAGTTCCAAGAACATCCTACGTACCATCCCCAGATTACCCCATGACCACCCCAAGGACCACCCTGGGGACCCTCCCTCGGGGCACCATCCCAAGGATCCCATGGGGACCACCCCAAGGTCCACCCCAGGGACATCTGAAGGACCAGCCCAGAGACCACCCCAAAGACCACCCCAGGGACCAGTTCCAAAAACATCCCAGGTACCATCCCCAGATCACCCCATGACCATCCCAGGGACACCCCGCTCTGGGCACCATCCCAGGGATCCCATGGGGACCACACCAGTGTCCACCTCCAGGAACATCTGAGGGATCAGCCCAGAGACCACCCCAGGGACCAGTTCCAAGAACAACCCAGGGACCAGTCTGGTGACCGTCTGAGAGACCACCCCAGGAACCATCCCCAGACCACCCTATGACCAGCCCATGGaccaccccagcagctccctgacCGTGGCGTGGTCGAAGTGTGGCTCGTAGTGGCCTCCCAACCCATAGTTGACCACCTGCAGGTACTCGGCGTAGGGTGGCCGCAGGTCCAGGCCGGTGACAGCAGCGATGCGCTGCTCCAATGCCCGCACCACCGGGTCGGCGGTGTCCTTCAGCCAGGCGCTGCGGGAGCACCTCAccttcagcccccccccccccccccaaattcacGTGTGGCACTGCTGGGTGTGGCGGACCCAGGCCTCCCCAGCGTGGCTTCACCGCCACCTCAGTGGTGGCAATGGGGCCATGGTGGTCCCGCTGGCTGGAGGACAAGGGGTGGGGTGGCTTCTACCTCTTGCTTATCCGGTACTcggctttctgctgcttctccccagaGGCGACCACGGacctctgcagctggaggagggggaTGTTGCTGCAGATGGGGACCCCCACACCAAGCAGGGACCCCGGTTGGGGTTGAAATTGGGAGGTTTATACCAGCTGGTGGCCAAACATCCCCACCCCAAGGTGTCCCACTGGGGTGATGGATGCAATTGGATCCAACACAGTTGGGTGTCACCAAGTCAAGCCTGGCTGGGAAGGGTTTTAGGGGCATGCGTGGACCTGGTTTCTCCCCAAAACCTTTTGGGGTGCTCACCCACCCCGGGCTCTTGCTGCAGGAAGCTTTGGCTAAACCCTGGCTTAAACCCTCTCCTATCTTTGCATGCTCAAGGTGGTCCATCTTGACCATGTTCTTGGGGCATCCTCCTCCAGGAGAGGGacatccctggggacagggatgacTCACCCAGGGTCCTGCCAGCCCCTTGATGGTCTCGGCCTCGGTGTCACTGACAAAATCGTGGTACAAAGCCACGTAGGGCTGGATCTGGACCACTTCCTTCTtggcaggctggagcaggaggtaGGGGCTGCCGTTGGTCTCGTAGGAGCAGCTAAGGCGCGGAAACTGCTCCAGGGATGGCTGGGGAGAGAGAGGACCAAGGAGGGTGTGAGGAGGGGGACAGTGGTGGAATGGGGGACTGTAACAACCCCCTGCCAGACCCACCTGCCCCCCTGAGCGCTGGCACAGCTCCTCGTAAGCGTCGCGGCTCTGCAGGCGGGTGCCGTTGGGGCGCTGCAGGGGTCTGGGGCTTGTCGCCGTCCCCATCTCCAGCAGCTTCTCGTACTTGACCACGTTCCTCGCCACCCTTCGGTTACTGGGGTCTGCCAGAGAGGTGGTGTCACCCGAAATgcagtgtccccatccccatggcatCAGTCCCCGGAGAATTACCgggggagggcaagaaatggggTGAGGGAGGCTGGTGCCGTGCAGAAGTGATGGAGACACCCCAAAACTTCTCCCCACCTCCTGCCACATCAGAGGTTGCCCCACGTACCGTAGTGGAGAAACTCCTTGGAGAGGCTCAAGGCATGGGAGATGTTTCCAGCCTGGATGGGTGGAGCGGAGAGCCCGTGAGCATCCCCCTGCCTACAGTTCAGCTCTGCCAGGCACCGCGAGGATGGGGATGGGACTCGTGGCCATACCATGAAGTAGGAGAAGGCAAGATGGtccagagcatcctccaggctgCTCCGGTCCTCAGGGTTCCAGCTGCCGTAGGAGAGGCGGAAGAGGCCAACAGCTTCCTCCAGCCACGCGATGGAGTGGTAGTAGTCGCCCGTGTCGTAAGCCACCTGGAAGGCAGCGCATCGCCCAGACCCTCCGACAGGGCCAGCCTGGCCTGCATCCCAACCCCACACTATCCCTTCCCGTCCCTTCCTGACTCATCCCATCCCCTTCTCATCCcaatcccatccccatcccctcccgtcctctccctgccctgtcccaccccatcccattcTATCCCATCCCTCTGCCATGTCATCCCATCCCATTGTGATTCCCACCCATCCTGGCCCATTGCATCCTGTCGctttccccatccccacccccattCCCTCCCACGCcatccccatcctgccccaccCTTCCTTTCCTGTCCCATCCTCATCCATCCACATCCCCATTTCCATTTCCTCCTGCAACTCCACTTCCACCTCaccctgtcccatcccatcccatcccatcccatcccatcccatcccatcccatcccatcccatcccatcccatcccatcccatcccatcccatcccacgCTCTGAC belongs to Strix uralensis isolate ZFMK-TIS-50842 chromosome 2, bStrUra1, whole genome shotgun sequence and includes:
- the P4HA3 gene encoding prolyl 4-hydroxylase subunit alpha-3 isoform X3, whose product is MRGLGALGLGVLLVLVPPPAPAETYTAMLSVRRALGSEGRLLRRLRAYLREESGRLRRLARFYEKVQALHQDPKASVDNPLLAFSLIKRLHSDWPNVIYSDEATENTQALHDGFKEVEQELPGAEDLDGAARALMRLQDVYALSVKGMANGVFQRAGAGWPPLYSPSRRVSLSADDCFHVGKVAYDTGDYYHSIAWLEEAVGLFRLSYGSWNPEDRSSLEDALDHLAFSYFMAGNISHALSLSKEFLHYDPSNRRVARNVVKYEKLLEMGTATSPRPLQRPNGTRLQSRDAYEELCQRSGGQPSLEQFPRLSCSYETNGSPYLLLQPAKKEVVQIQPYVALYHDFVSDTEAETIKGLAGPWLQRSVVASGEKQQKAEYRISKSAWLKDTADPVVRALEQRIAAVTGLDLRPPYAEYLQVVNYGLGGHYEPHFDHATLSAVEAGGSTAFIYANFSVPVVKNAALFWWNLRRNGDGDGDTLHAGCPVLAGDKWVANKWIHEHGQEFRRPCSTNAQD
- the P4HA3 gene encoding prolyl 4-hydroxylase subunit alpha-3 isoform X2, with protein sequence MRGLGALGLGVLLVLVPPPAPAETYTAMLSVRRALGSEGRLLRRLRAYLREESGRLRRLARFYEKVQALHQDPKASVDNPLLAFSLIKRLHSDWPNVIYSDEATENTQALHDGFKEVEQELPGAEDLDGAARALMRLQDVYALSVKGMANGVFQRAGAGWPPLYSPSRRVSLSADDCFHVGKVAYDTGDYYHSIAWLEEAVGLFRLSYGSWNPEDRSSLEDALDHLAFSYFMAGNISHALSLSKEFLHYDPSNRRVARNVVKYEKLLEMGTATSPRPLQRPNGTRLQSRDAYEELCQRSGGQPSLEQFPRLSCSYETNGSPYLLLQPAKKEVVQIQPYVALYHDFVSDTEAETIKGLAGPWLQRSVVASGEKQQKAEYRISKSAWLKDTADPVVRALEQRIAAVTGLDLRPPYAEYLQVVNYGLGGHYEPHFDHATSRKSPLYRMKSGNRIATVMIYLSAVEAGGSTAFIYANFSVPVVKNAALFWWNLRRNGDGDGDTLHAGCPVLAGDKWVANKWIHEHGQEFRRPCSTNAQD
- the P4HA3 gene encoding prolyl 4-hydroxylase subunit alpha-3 isoform X1; protein product: MRGLGALGLGVLLVLVPPPAPAETYTAMLSVRRALGSEGRLLRRLRAYLREESGRLRRLARFYEKVQALHQDPKASVDNPLLAFSLIKRLHSDWPNVIYSDEATENTQALHDGFKEVEQELPGAEDLDGAARALMRLQDVYALSVKGMANGVFQRAGAGWPPLYSPSRRVSLSADDCFHVGKVAYDTGDYYHSIAWLEEAVGLFRLSYGSWNPEDRSSLEDALDHLAFSYFMAGNISHALSLSKEFLHYDPSNRRVARNVVKYEKLLEMGTATSPRPLQRPNGTRLQSRDAYEELCQRSGGQPSLEQFPRLSCSYETNGSPYLLLQPAKKEVVQIQPYVALYHDFVSDTEAETIKGLAGPWLQRSVVASGEKQQKAEYRISKSAWLKDTADPVVRALEQRIAAVTGLDLRPPYAEYLQVVNYGLGGHYEPHFDHATGGRCLQAEPCQRGTVVPTGLTVPTPSLLGQSRKSPLYRMKSGNRIATVMIYLSAVEAGGSTAFIYANFSVPVVKNAALFWWNLRRNGDGDGDTLHAGCPVLAGDKWVANKWIHEHGQEFRRPCSTNAQD